CACGATGGCGATCGAGCGCATCGTCGCCGGCATCGAGAAGAAGAGCCGCGTGCTCAGTCCCGCCGAGCGCCGCCGTGTCGCCTATCACGAGATGGGTCACGCGCTGGTCGCGGCCAATCTCGTCGGCGTCGATCCGGTGCAGAAGGTCTCGATCATTCCGCGCGGCGTCGGCGCGCTCGGCTACACGATGCAGCGCCCGACCGAGGATCGCTTCCTGCTCGCGGTCAGCGAGTTGAAGAACCGCATCGCCGTGCTGATGGGCGGACGGGCTTCCGAGCAGTTGATCTTCGATGGCGATGTCTCGACCGGCGCCGCCGACGATCTGCAGCGCGCGACCGAGATCGCGATCGAGATGGTCACCAAATACGGGATGGATGCGACCGTCGGGCAGCGCACCTACGCGCCGCGTCCACAGGTGTCGTTCCTGCAGCCACAGGATCAGATCGTGTCGGCCGCGGAGGAGACCGGGCGCGAGATCGACCTCGCCGTCCGGGATCTGATTGCAGACGGCGATGCCCGTGCCAGGGCGATTCTCGAAAGCCATCGCCCGGACCTCGAGCGCGGCGTCGCGCTCCTGATTGCCAAGGAGACGCTGACCGCCGAGGAGTTCGCGCCGTTGCGGCCGGCCTCCGCTGCGGTCCCGGTCCGGGATGCCGTTGCCCCGAGCTGATCCGGGATTCTACGGAGGGCGTTCGCAACCGAACTCTAACCATCGCCTGATCAGTTAACCAGCGGCTCACCTTGACAGATCGAGGTCGTCGATCGGGGACCGGGCGGAGTTCGTTGCGTGCTGCTGAACAACCTGAAGATTGCCCCCAAGCTCGCCATCGTCGTCGGCGTGGCGATGCTGGGCCTTGCCGCGGCCGGTACGTTTGCCGGCACTCTGATGCAAAAGGAGATGGTCAATGCCCGCATCGAACAGTGCCGGGCGATCGTCGAGACCGCGCGTAACATGGCCCTCGGCCTCATCAAGGATGTCGAAGCCGGCAAATTGACGAAGGAGGCCGCGCTCGACGAGTTCGTCAATCGCGGGAGAACGATGACCTTCGACAAGGGCACGGGCTATCTGTTCGCCTATACGATGGACGGCAATGTGGTGCTGTCCCAGGATCCGAAGCAGCGCGGCTCGAACGTGATCGATTTCGAGCTCAACGGCCGTAAGCTCGTCGTCGAGCTGCGCGACGGCGTTGCCAAGGATGGCGAAGTCACCTTGCACTACGAATACCTGCGCCCCGGCCAGGAGCAGCCGACCCGCAAGATCTCCTATGCCGTGATGATTCCCGGTTGGAATACGTTCGTGGGCACCGGCGTCTATGTTGACGATCTCGACGCGAAGATGAAGCCGCTGAAGTGGCTGATCTGGGTGGCCTGCGCAGGCATCGCGGTCGTCGCCGGCGGGATCGCCTGGCTGATCAGCCGCAGCATCAGCGTGCCGCTCGATCGTCTCGGCGTCCGCATGCGCGAGATCGCCGATGGCCGGCTCGAGGGCGAGATTCCCGGTGTCGGCCGCGGCGACGAGATCGGCGGGATGGCCTCCACTGTCCAGATCTTCAAGGACAACGCGCTGCGGATGCGCGAGCTCGAGCAGGCCGAGGCCGCCACCCAGCAGCGTGCGGCCGCCGAACGGACCGCGGCCATGCAGAATTTGGCCGCCGACTTCGAGCGCAGCGTCAACGGCATCGTCCGCTCGGTGGCGTCGGCGGCCGAGGGCATGCAGCACACCGCGCAATCGATGACCTCGACCGCGAGCGATGCCAGCTCGCGCGCCTCGACCGTCAGCGCCGCCACCCAGAGCGCCAATGACAATGTCGGCACGGTCGCGGCCGCGGCCGAAGAGCTGTCGAGCTCGGTCAATGAGATTTCGCGCCAGGTCGCCCGTTCCAGCGAGATTGCGAGCAAAGCCGTGGGCGATGCGGAGCGCACCAATGCCACCGTTCAGGTGCTGTCGACCGGCGCCGAGAAGATCGGCGAGGTCGTCAAGCTGATCCACTCGATCGCGGCGCAGACCAACCTGCTGGCGCTGAACGCCACCATCGAAGCCGCGCGCGCCGGCGAGTCCGGCAAGGGCTTTGCCGTCGTCGCCTCGGAGGTGAAGGCACTCGCCAACCAGACGGCGAAGGCGACCGAGGAGATTTCGGCGCAGGTCGCGGCGATGCAGACCTCGACCCAGGATGCGGTCACCGCCATCAGCGGCATCACCCAGACCATTGCGCAGATGAGCGAGATCACCAATTCGATCTCGACCTCGATCGCCCAGCAGGGCGACGCGACGCGCGAGATCGCGCGCAACATCCAGTCGGTCGCCGCCGGCTCGAACGAGATCAGCGCGCACATCGGCGGCGTGACCAAGGCGGCGGAAGCGACAGGCATGGCTGCCGCCGAAGTGCTGTCGAGCGCACGTGAGCTCGACAGCCAGTCGAGCCTGCTGCAGCGGGCCGTCGATGGCTTCATGGCGAAGGTGCGCACGGCCTAGTCGCAGCGGTGATGGACCGGGCCTGGCCTTGAAAGCACGGCGTGAGCTTGCAGGCGCTCACGCGACCTTGGTGCGGCCGGTGCGGGAGGCGATGATCACGCCGGCGATGACCAGCGCGTAGCCGATCAGATGAAACGGCTTCAGCTCCTCGCCGAGCAGCAGGATCGCCAGCACCGAGCCGAACAGCGGCACCAGATGCAGAAACGGCGCGGCGCGGTTCGGCCCGATCAGGCCGATGCCGCGATTGAAGAACAGATAGGCGAGCGTCGAGGCGAACACCACGACGTAGCCGAGGGTCAGGAGCGATAACAGATCGAGCTGCAGCACGAAGCCGGACGCGTATTCCCACGCGGCCAGCGGCAGCAGCAGCAGGGCGCCCAAGGCCGTGCAGCACGAGATCAGCGACAGCTGGTGCACGGCCGGCCGCCGCGTCATGACCGCCGAGTAGATCCCGAACACCAGCAGCGCCCCGGCGAACATCAAGTCACCGCGGTTGAACTGAATGGCGGCCAATGCGCCGAGGTCTCCGCGCAGCAGAATGACCAGCACGCCGGTCAAGGATATCGCGATGCCGGCGAACTGCGCCGCCGTCAGCCTGACCCCGAACAGCACGAGCGACCATAGCGCTACGAACAGGGGGGCCGAGGATTGGATCAGCAGCCCGTTGAGCGCCTGGGTGTACTGCATCGCCCAGTAGGACAGCGCATTGTTGATGGCGAAGCCGGTCAGCGCCAGCACCAGCAGCAGCGGCCAGCTGGCCAGCAAGGTACGCCAGTCGCGTACGAGATGCGTCCGCGCGAACGGCCACAGCATCAGGAAAGTTCCGATCCAGCGGATGCAGGACAGGGTCAGCGGCGGCACGTGCCCGGCGACATAGCGCGCCAGCACGATGTTGCCGGCCCAGAACAGCGAGGCCAGCGTCAGAAGCAGATAGGGCTGGTTGTTGAGCCAGGCCAGCGGCGAGGTCGGATGCGATGCGGTGGGCAAGGAATCGGCTTCTCTTGTTGACCGGAGCTTGTGCCCGAAATGGCGGGCGGGACAAGAGCGCCGGGCGGAAGGCCGCCATGTCGAAACACCAATGGGCCTCCTTTACAAAACGAATATTCGTTTTGTATGCTCATCGCAGACGGGAACGCCATCGAGCCGACAGCCGCAACCCTGCAACGGCTCGGCAGGAGCTGCGCATGCCGAAACTCAAGCCCGAGACGATGGCCGCGCGCCGGGACGAGATCCTGCAGGCCGCCGAGGCCTGCTTTGCCCGGCAGGGATTCCATCAGACCACGATCGCCGATGTCATTGCGCAATCTGGTTTGAGCGCGGGCTGCATCTACGGCCATTTCGCCAGCAAGGAAGAGCTCATTCAGGCGATCGGCGAGCATCGCCATGCCCGTGATGCCGCCCTGTTGGCCACGGCGCGTGAGATTTCTGATCCGTTGGAAGCGTTGCGCGCCATCGCGCGCGCCTCGTTGGCAGACATGCAAAAGGAAGAGGGCCTGCGCCACCGGCGCATCGCGCTGCAGCTCTGGGCCGAGGCGCTGCGGGACGATGATATCCGCGCGCAGGTGACGGACGGTGTGCGCAAGCCGGCCGTCTTGATCACCGAGCTGCTGCAGCGGGGCCAGCGGCTCGGCGTCATCGACCGCTCCGTTCATCCACGCAGCATGGCCCGCACGATCGTCGCGATGTTCCAGGGGTTCGTGCTGCAGCGATTGTGGGGCGAGCCGTTCTCGTCATCCGAAGCGATGGCCGCATTCGAGACGCTGCTGACGGGACTCACGGCGCGGCGATGACCTGAAGCGACTGCCTCTCCAACCGTACCGGGCGGGTCTCAATGACGAGCGTTCCTGATCTCATTGCCGGTCTCGGCACCGGGCTGGTCGGCGGCTTCACTTCGGGGCTGCTCGGCGTCACTCCCGGTGGTGGGCTCGTCGTGTTCGCGGTCATGCTGCTCGGCGCCGAGCAGCACACCGCGCAAGGGCTCTCGCTGGTCGCGCAGATCCCGCCGACCAGCGCGGCCGGCATCAGGCGCTATTGGGATAGCGGCAATCGGGTGACGGCTGCGGTGTTGCTCTGGCTCGGCCTGGGATTCCTGGTCGGCGGCATCGTCGGCGCACTGATCGCGAACTGGACGACGGCGGCGGTCCTGCAATGGGCCTATGTGATCTACCTATTCTTGCTCGATGCTCTGCTGCTGCGCAGGCGACGGGCGAAGGAGTCCGCCGAAGCAACCGGCGCCGCGCCGGATCCACATCGAGCAGCGCTCCTTGCAGTTGGCTGCGCGGCCGGCGTGTCCTCAGGCTTTCTTGGGATCGGCGGCGGGCTCGCCACGGTGGTTGGCTTGAGCGCGGTGCTGGGCATGGCACAGCACCGCGCCCAGATGATCAGCCTGGCGCTGACGCTGGTGCCCACGACGCTTCCATCCGCCTGGATCTACTGGCGGCACGGCGCCATGCCGGCCTGGCCCACGCTCGTCGCGGTGATCGTCGGCCTCGCGGTCGGCACCGATGTCGGCGCGCGTCTCGCGAACCGCGTTCCGCCGGAACGGTTGCGCGTCCTGCTGGTGGGCTTTGTGTCGCTGATGGCCGTGTGCATGACGCTCAAGGCGCTCGGATGAACCGTTCGCCTCATGTCGCCTGCTTGCGCGAGGCCGCGTAGACGCCGCTCAGCACCAGGGCGAAGCCGATCACGTGGAAGATCTGCGGCCGCTCGCCGAGGAAGACGAACGCCATGATCGAGCCGAACACCGGCACCACGTGGAAGAACGGCGCGGCGCGGTTGGCGCCGATCAGAAGAACGCCGCGGTTGAAGCACAGATAGGCGATGGTCGAGGGAAAGATCGCGACGTAGAGCAGTGACAGCAGGTTCTGGGTGTCGAGCGCCATCACCGGGCGCGTGTTGAGCTCCCAGATCAACAGCGGGATCAGGCTCGCGGCTCCGCAGCCGAAGGTGAAGGCGACCATCGACAGGCCATGGATCTGCGGCCGCTTGATCGTCAGCACCGAATAGAAGCCGAACACCGCCATCGCGACCAGGAAGATCAGGTCGCCCTTGTTGAAGCTGATGTCGGTGAGCGCGGCCGGATGGCCGCGCGTGAGGATCAGCAGCACGCCGACCATCGACAGCACGATGCCGATGGCCTGCGCCAAAGTGAGATGCACGCGCAGCAGCAGCATCGACCAGAGCGCCACGATCAGCGGGCCGCCGGATTGCAGCAGCAGCGTGTTGAGCGCCTGGGTGTATTCGAGCGACCAGTACTGCAGCGTGTTGAAGGCGCCGATGCCGGTCACCGACAGCGCGATCATGACGCCGAGCTTGGAGCGGATCGCCGGCCAGTCCTGGCGAAGCTGCTTCCAGGCCAGCGGCAGAATGATCAGGAACGCCAGTGACCAACGCAGGAACGACAGGGTGACAGGCGGAATGTGCCCGGCAGCCAGCCGGCCGACGATCGCGTTGCCGGCCCAGCACAGTGCGGTGATGCTGAGCAGCACATAGGGTTGGTTGGCGATCCAGGCGCGCGCGGGCGCGGCGGACGCGGTGGGATCGGCGGCAGACATGCGGCGGTGTTGGCCCCGGTTCGTGCGCCGCGGCATCCGGCCCGGTCATCCCGGCCGCTGGTCCTCCCCGGCCTCGTCGACAGACACCAATTGCAGCTGCCTATCAAGAGGGCAGATGCATCGCGACTATGCAGCGGCGCTGGTCATGAACCGCGGTGGTGATGCCGCCGGTGAGTTCGCAAGGTCGTGGACTGTACGGCGACCGATTTGAGACCTTCGGCGCAGACCAGATAGGCGATAACGAGAGCCGCGATGGTGGCCAGCACGGCGATCGGCGGCACCACGAAGCCGAACCAGGCGCCGGCCGGGGTGAAGGGCACGACGAGCGCGACGGCGAGCGCGGTCAGTGACGACGCAGTCAGCATCGGATCGGCGCGGTTGCTCCATGGCCGTCCGTTGGTCCGGATGATGAAGATGACGAGGATCTGGGTCGCCATCGATTCGAGGAACCAGGCGGTCCGGAACTCGTCGGGCGTCGCATGGAACAAATAGAGCAGGGCGCCGAAAGTGAGAAAATCGAACAGCGACGACAGCGGGCCCATGATCGCGGCAAAGCGCAGCAGCCGCTTCATGTCCCAGCGCTGCGGCCGCGCGGTGGCCTGCGGACTCACACGATCGAACGGGATGCCGAGTTCGGAGAGATCATAGAGCAGGTTGTTGAGCAGGATCTGCGTCGGCAGCATCGGCAGGAAGGGCAGTATGATCGAAGCGAGCGCCATGGACAGCATGTTGCCGAAATTCGAGCTCGCGCCCATTCGCACGTATTTCAGGATGTTGGCGAAGGTGCGCCGCCCTTCCTCCACACCGTTGGCGACAACCTCGAGATCGGAGGCGAGCAGGATGATGTCGGCGGCGGATTGCGCCACGGCGGTGGCGCCGTCGACCGACAGGCCGATGTCGGCCACCTTCAGCGCCGGCGCGTCGTTGATGCCGTCACCCAGGAAGCCGACGACGTGGCCCGAGGCCTGCAGCGCCTTGACGATGCGCGATTTCTGATCGGGGGCGAGCCGGCCAAACGCGTCGGCCGAGCGCACCTGCACCGCGAGCGCGTCATCGCTGAGTTCGGCGATGTCGCTGCCGGACAGCACGCGATCCGCCCTCAGTCCGACCAGCCCGGCCAGTCGCTTGACCACGACCGGATCGTCGCCGGAAAGGATCTTCAGCGCGATGCCGGCGCGCGCAAGCTGTGCGATGGCCGCGGCTGCGGTCGGCTTGGGCGGATCGGCGAACGCGCACAGACCCTCGAAGATCAGTTCCTGCTCGTCATCGGTCTCGATCTCGCGCGGCGCGCCGGTCCAGGGCCGTGACGCGATTGCGACCGTGCGCAGGCCCTCGCGCGCCAGCGCGTGAACGCGCGCGCACATCTCGTTGCGGCCGCTGGTGTCGATCGGCGTAGTCGCGCTGCCCTGCCGTTGCTGCGTGCAGAGCTCGATCACCGCCTCTGGCGCGCCCTTCACGATCAGGATCTGATCTGCCCCGCGGATCGCCAGCACTGAGCCGAGCCGGCGCGAGAAGTCGAAGGTCTGCTGTCCGCCCAGGGTCCATCCTGCTGCCGCACGGTCCGCGCCGGCGATGAGCGCGGTGTCGAGCGAGCCCCGATCGCCGCCGAGCGCGGCAGCGATCGCGCCGAGCTCCGCGGCTCGCGGGTCGTCGCTGCCGTCGGGCGCGATGCTTCGGGCGAGCGTGATCTCTGCTGAGGTCAATGTTCCCGTCTTGTCGGTGCACAGCACCGACATCGCGCCGAGATCATGGATCGCCGCGAGCCGCTTCACGATCACCTTGCGGTTGGCCATGCGAAGCGCGCCGCGCGACAGGGTCACGGTGGTGATCATCGGCAGCAGCTCGGGCGTCAGTCCGACGGCCAGCGCCACCGAGAACAACAGCGAGTCGAGCACATCACGGCCGAACACGACGCGCACCGCGAGCACGATCACGACCAGCGCCAGCGTCAGCCGCGCGATGACGAGGCCGAACTCGTGCAGGTCGCGCTCGAACGGCGTGCGGGCCTGCGCTTCGGCCAGCGCCGAGGCGGCAGCGCCGAACATCGTGTTCGGCCCGGTGTTGACGACGAGCGCGACGGCCTCTCCGGTCTGAGCCACGGAGCCGCGAAACAGCGCATTCGACGTGTCGTTCTCATCGCTGGGAATACCGGCCTGTTTCGTCACGGGATAGGGCTCTCCCGTCAGCGCCGCCTCGCCGGCAGTGAAGGCCTTGCTTTCGATGATCAGCGCATCGGCAGGAACGATGTCGCCCGCGCGGACGCGCAGGATGTCTCCGGGAACGACGGCGTCGACGTCGATCTCGCGATAGGCGCCGTCCCGCTTGACCTCGGCCTTCAGGGCCACGGAGCGGCGGAGCTCCTCGGCCGCCTTGACGGCATGCCCCTCCTGAACCGTATCGAGTCCGATCGACAGCGTGAGGATGAGGACGATGATGGCGCCGCCGATCACGTCGCCCGTCACCATCGAGATGATGCCGGCCACCAGCAGGATCAGCGATAGCGGCTCGAGCAGGCGGCGGAGCACGGCGCGCATCGGCCCCACGACATGCGATGGGGAGTCGGCATTCCGGCCGTAGCGTTGCAGCCGCTGCTCGGCGTCGGCTCTGCCGAGGCCGTCCAGGTCGCAGCCCAGCGCTGCGCCTGCCTGCGCAGGCGACAGGCGCCAGAACCGGTGTAGGCCGGGGGTCGTATCAGTGCTCACATGCGTCCGTTCATGTTCGTGGATGATTGGTAATGGTCATCATGCCTGATTTGCATGAACGATCGTCCGCCGGTTGACCTAGCGCAACATCCTGCTGTCGCGATCCCCTAGCTTTGTGTGCAATGCGCCGCGGGCTGACGGCCGCACTCAAGGAATGGATGGCGCGTCACTGGGCATCATCCGCATTGACGAGTTTGTGTTGACGACCATGGCCGATCATGCCGCAGCTCTCCCGTCCCCTACGAAAGCCGCCGTTGGTCCGACCGTCCTAGCGGCGGTCTGGGCGCATCGCTGGTTCGCTCTCGCCATCATCGTGCTGCTCGGCCTTGGCGGCTGGCAAAGCGTCCGGGTCATGCTTGGGCCTGCCATCGTGGTCGATCAGGTCCGGCGCGGCGACCTCGTCGAGACCGTCGTTGCCAGCGGTCACGTCGAGACGCCGTTCCGCGTCGAGATCGGCAGCCAGATCACCGGCACCGTCGAGGAGGTGCTGGTGCTGGAAGGCCAGCACGTCACCAAGGGCCAGCCGCTGATCTCGCTGGAGTCGCGCGAGCTGAAGGCTGCGGTGGTGCAGGCACAAGGGCAGGTGGCGCAGGCCGAGGCGCGGATGCGCCAGCTCGCCGAGCTGACCTTGCCGTCGGCGAAGGAGGCTTTGCGCCAGGTGCAGGCGACCTTGCTCAATGCTCAGCAGACCTATGACCGGACGTCGCAGCTGACCGGCAACGGCTATGCCACGCGCGCGGCGCTCGACGAGGCCCAGAAGACGCTCGACGTTGCGCTGGCCCAGAAGCGTGCCGCCGAATTCCAGGTCTTCACGGCGAGCCCCGGCGGCAGCGACTACGTCATGGCCGAGACGCAGCTGAACCAGGCGCGCGCCAATCTCGACACGGCGCAGTCGCGTCTCGGCTATGCGACGATCTCGGCGCCGCGCGACGGCGTGCTGATCACGCGCAGTGTCGAGCGCGGCACCGTGGCGCAGCCCGGCAAGACGCTGCTCGTCCTGGCGCCTGCCGGCGATCTCCAGCTCGTCCTGCAGATCGACGAGCGCAATCTCGGCAAGCTGGCGCTCGGCCAGACGGCGCTCGCGTCGGCCGATGCCTACCCCGACAGGCGCTTCCCCGCTGTGGTCAGCTACATCAATCCCGGCATCGATATTTCCCGCGCGTCCGTCCAGGTCAAGCTGATCGTCAAGGACCCGCCCGACTATCTGCGCCAGGACATGACGGTGTCTGTCGACATCGAGGTCGCCTCCCGCAAGGATACGCTGGAGCTGCCGGTGCGCTCGGTTCACGATATCACCTCGGGACAGCCCTGGGTGCTCGGGGTGAAGGATGGCCGCGCCGCCAAGCAGCCGGTGCGCGTCGGCATCCGCGGCAACAGCCATGTCGAGATCGTCGACGGCTTGAACGCCGGTGACATCGCCGTGCCCCAGAGTTCCGGCATCCTGACCGGCCAGCGCTTCCGCCCGGTGCTGCCGTGAACCGCTGGCTGCCCTTCGAGTGGATCGCGGCGGTGCGTTTCCTGCGCGAGGGCCGGCTGCAGACCTTGTTCATCATCGGCGGCATCGCGATCGGCGTCGGCGTCATCGTGTTCATGTCGGCGATGCTGGCCGGCCTCGAAGCCAATTTCATCAAGCGGGTGCTGACCTCGCAGCCGCAGATCCAACTGCTGACGCCGGATCAGGTTGCGCGTCCCCTGCGCAACGACAATGGCGTGATCGAGGATGCCATCGTGCAGCGTCCGAGCCAGCGCGTGATCTCGATCGATCAATGGCCGAAGATCCGCAATCAGATGCTGGCGATGCCGGAGATATCGGCGGTGTCGCCGACCATCTCCGGCTCCGCCCTCGCCATTCGCGGCGACGCCAGCCGCGCCGTGACGCTGTCCGGCATCGAGCCGGAGAGCTACTTCACAATCGTGCGCGTGCCGGACTACATCGTCGCCGGCGAGCCGCGGCTGACCAGCGAGGACATCATCATAGGTACCGAGCTCGCCAGGGATCTCGGCGCGATCGTCGGCGACAAGCTCAATGTTCAGGCGGCATCCGGCGCCAACCGCGTGCTGATCGTGACTGGTCTCGTCGATCTCGGCAGCAAGGGCGCCAATCAGCGCTCCGCCTATGTCGCGCTGCGCACGGCGCAGTCGCTGCTCGGCATGGTCGGCGGCGTCACCACGATCGACATCACCGTACGGGACATCTATGCCGCTGAGGACATTGCGCAGCGCATCCAGGCCGCCAATCGCGTCAAGGCCGACAGTTGGATCAAGACCAATGCGCAGTTCTTCACGGCGGTGCGCGCGCAGGCGACATCCAACACGCTGATCCGCGTCTTCGTCGCGCTCTCGGTCGCGTTCGGCATCGCGGCCGTGCTGATCGTCTCGGTGATCCAGCGCTCCAAGGAGATCGGGATCCTGCGTGCGATGGGCACCTCGCGCGGACAGATCTTGCGCGTGTTCCTGCTGCAGGGCGGGCTGCTCGGCTTCGTCGGCTCGCTGTTCGGCGCGGCAATGGGCGCGGGTGCGCTGATCTATTGGCATGCGGTGCAGCGCCAGGCCGATGGCTCGGAGTTGTTTCCGTTGATCCTCGAACGCCGATTGTTTCTCATCACGGCCCTGCTCGCGACGGTGACGGGCCTGCTCGCCGCGACCGCGCCGGCGCTGCGCGCGGCCAAGCTCGATCCGGTGGTGGCGATCCGTGGCTGAGGTCCTGCTGCGACTGGAGAAGGTCTGCAAGGCCTACAATGTCGGGCTGCCGACCGAGACCGAGGTGCTGCACGACATCGACATCGAGGTCGACCGCGGCGAGTTCGTCGCGCTGATCGGTCCGTCCGGCTCCGGCAAGAGCACTCTGCTGAACATCGTCGGTCTCTTGGACCGGCCGACCTCCGGCCGGTTGACGATCAAGGGCCAGGATACTGCGTCGCTCAGTGATACCGAGCTCACCCATCTGCGCGGCCATACCATCGGTTTCATCTTTCAGTCTCATCTCCTGATCTCTGCCTTCACGGCCAAGGAGAACGTGATGATGCCGCTGCTGGTCGATCGCGGCTTCCCGGGCCCCGAGATCGAGGCGCAGGCGTCGAAGCTGCTCGACCAGGTTGGGCTGGCGAAATTCGCCGACCATCTCGCGAGCAACATGTCGGGCGGCCAGCAGCAGCGGGTCGCGGTGGCGCGGGCGCTGGCGATGAACCCCGATCTGGTCCTGGCGGACGAGCCGACCGGCAACCTCGACACCAAGTCTGCCGAAGCGGTCTTTGGCCTGATGCGCGACGTCAATCGGGAGGTCGGCACGAGCTTCCTGCTCGTCACCCACAACCTTGATCTGGCCCGGCGCTGCGATCGCATCATCGAGGTTGTCGACGGCCGCATCCAGAGCTGAGGGCGGGCCGCTTCGATCGTAGATTCGCCGCCGTTCGGAGGCTTAATGGAACTGCCCGGGTCGATGCGCCGCCAGAAGCGCACGGCCGGGTCGCCCGATCCGCAGCCGGGGCGGCTTGAAATTTTGGGGCTTATCAAAGGCTTGGTGGCGCTCTTGTGTGCTCCGAAGGCCCGTTCTCGCTTGCCTAGCCCGGCGGCTTCCTTTATCCGGTGGGTCGCCTCGCAAGCGAGCGGTCCTGGCCGCGATTTGGGCTGGGCGCATGGTTGGCCAGGCTGGCCCCTCATCGGAAGCGATTTCGTCCGAACCGATCGTGCTGTTTTGGATCTTGGCAGAGGAAAGAGCTGCGAATGGCTAACGTCGTCGTCGTCGGCGCCCAATGGGGTGACGAGGGGAAGGGCAAGATCGTCGACTGGCTGTCGGAGCAGGCCGACATCGTCGTTCGCTTCCAGGGCGGCCACAACGCCGGTCATACGCTTGTCATCAACGGCGCGACGTACAAGCTGGCGCTGCTGCCGTCGGGCGTGCTGCGCACCGGCAAGCTGTCGGTGATCGGCAATGGCGTCGTGTTCGATCCGCAGGCCTTCCTGGACGAGGTCGGCAAGCTCCAGTCGCAGGGCGTCG
This region of Bradyrhizobium sp. SZCCHNS1050 genomic DNA includes:
- a CDS encoding TetR/AcrR family transcriptional regulator, with the translated sequence MSKHQWASFTKRIFVLYAHRRRERHRADSRNPATARQELRMPKLKPETMAARRDEILQAAEACFARQGFHQTTIADVIAQSGLSAGCIYGHFASKEELIQAIGEHRHARDAALLATAREISDPLEALRAIARASLADMQKEEGLRHRRIALQLWAEALRDDDIRAQVTDGVRKPAVLITELLQRGQRLGVIDRSVHPRSMARTIVAMFQGFVLQRLWGEPFSSSEAMAAFETLLTGLTARR
- a CDS encoding sulfite exporter TauE/SafE family protein, with the translated sequence MTSVPDLIAGLGTGLVGGFTSGLLGVTPGGGLVVFAVMLLGAEQHTAQGLSLVAQIPPTSAAGIRRYWDSGNRVTAAVLLWLGLGFLVGGIVGALIANWTTAAVLQWAYVIYLFLLDALLLRRRRAKESAEATGAAPDPHRAALLAVGCAAGVSSGFLGIGGGLATVVGLSAVLGMAQHRAQMISLALTLVPTTLPSAWIYWRHGAMPAWPTLVAVIVGLAVGTDVGARLANRVPPERLRVLLVGFVSLMAVCMTLKALG
- the mgtA gene encoding magnesium-translocating P-type ATPase, whose amino-acid sequence is MSTDTTPGLHRFWRLSPAQAGAALGCDLDGLGRADAEQRLQRYGRNADSPSHVVGPMRAVLRRLLEPLSLILLVAGIISMVTGDVIGGAIIVLILTLSIGLDTVQEGHAVKAAEELRRSVALKAEVKRDGAYREIDVDAVVPGDILRVRAGDIVPADALIIESKAFTAGEAALTGEPYPVTKQAGIPSDENDTSNALFRGSVAQTGEAVALVVNTGPNTMFGAAASALAEAQARTPFERDLHEFGLVIARLTLALVVIVLAVRVVFGRDVLDSLLFSVALAVGLTPELLPMITTVTLSRGALRMANRKVIVKRLAAIHDLGAMSVLCTDKTGTLTSAEITLARSIAPDGSDDPRAAELGAIAAALGGDRGSLDTALIAGADRAAAGWTLGGQQTFDFSRRLGSVLAIRGADQILIVKGAPEAVIELCTQQRQGSATTPIDTSGRNEMCARVHALAREGLRTVAIASRPWTGAPREIETDDEQELIFEGLCAFADPPKPTAAAAIAQLARAGIALKILSGDDPVVVKRLAGLVGLRADRVLSGSDIAELSDDALAVQVRSADAFGRLAPDQKSRIVKALQASGHVVGFLGDGINDAPALKVADIGLSVDGATAVAQSAADIILLASDLEVVANGVEEGRRTFANILKYVRMGASSNFGNMLSMALASIILPFLPMLPTQILLNNLLYDLSELGIPFDRVSPQATARPQRWDMKRLLRFAAIMGPLSSLFDFLTFGALLYLFHATPDEFRTAWFLESMATQILVIFIIRTNGRPWSNRADPMLTASSLTALAVALVVPFTPAGAWFGFVVPPIAVLATIAALVIAYLVCAEGLKSVAVQSTTLRTHRRHHHRGS
- a CDS encoding DMT family transporter, whose amino-acid sequence is MSAADPTASAAPARAWIANQPYVLLSITALCWAGNAIVGRLAAGHIPPVTLSFLRWSLAFLIILPLAWKQLRQDWPAIRSKLGVMIALSVTGIGAFNTLQYWSLEYTQALNTLLLQSGGPLIVALWSMLLLRVHLTLAQAIGIVLSMVGVLLILTRGHPAALTDISFNKGDLIFLVAMAVFGFYSVLTIKRPQIHGLSMVAFTFGCGAASLIPLLIWELNTRPVMALDTQNLLSLLYVAIFPSTIAYLCFNRGVLLIGANRAAPFFHVVPVFGSIMAFVFLGERPQIFHVIGFALVLSGVYAASRKQAT
- a CDS encoding DMT family transporter encodes the protein MPTASHPTSPLAWLNNQPYLLLTLASLFWAGNIVLARYVAGHVPPLTLSCIRWIGTFLMLWPFARTHLVRDWRTLLASWPLLLVLALTGFAINNALSYWAMQYTQALNGLLIQSSAPLFVALWSLVLFGVRLTAAQFAGIAISLTGVLVILLRGDLGALAAIQFNRGDLMFAGALLVFGIYSAVMTRRPAVHQLSLISCCTALGALLLLPLAAWEYASGFVLQLDLLSLLTLGYVVVFASTLAYLFFNRGIGLIGPNRAAPFLHLVPLFGSVLAILLLGEELKPFHLIGYALVIAGVIIASRTGRTKVA
- a CDS encoding methyl-accepting chemotaxis protein; amino-acid sequence: MLLNNLKIAPKLAIVVGVAMLGLAAAGTFAGTLMQKEMVNARIEQCRAIVETARNMALGLIKDVEAGKLTKEAALDEFVNRGRTMTFDKGTGYLFAYTMDGNVVLSQDPKQRGSNVIDFELNGRKLVVELRDGVAKDGEVTLHYEYLRPGQEQPTRKISYAVMIPGWNTFVGTGVYVDDLDAKMKPLKWLIWVACAGIAVVAGGIAWLISRSISVPLDRLGVRMREIADGRLEGEIPGVGRGDEIGGMASTVQIFKDNALRMRELEQAEAATQQRAAAERTAAMQNLAADFERSVNGIVRSVASAAEGMQHTAQSMTSTASDASSRASTVSAATQSANDNVGTVAAAAEELSSSVNEISRQVARSSEIASKAVGDAERTNATVQVLSTGAEKIGEVVKLIHSIAAQTNLLALNATIEAARAGESGKGFAVVASEVKALANQTAKATEEISAQVAAMQTSTQDAVTAISGITQTIAQMSEITNSISTSIAQQGDATREIARNIQSVAAGSNEISAHIGGVTKAAEATGMAAAEVLSSARELDSQSSLLQRAVDGFMAKVRTA